A DNA window from Chryseobacterium scophthalmum contains the following coding sequences:
- a CDS encoding aspartate-semialdehyde dehydrogenase: MKVAVVGSTGMVGQVMLKVLEERNFPVTELIPVASERSIGKQVKYKQVDYTIVSIDDAIAAKPDIAIFSAGGDTSLEYAPKFAEAGITVIDNSSAWRMDPTKKLVVPEINADVLTKEDKIIANPNCSTIQLVMVLGPLNKKYDLKRVIVSTYQSVTGTGKAAVDQLNGEISGDDSVAKVYPYQIFKNALPHCDVFSDDDYTKEEIKLMKEPKKILGDDTFNLTATAVRVPVQGGHSESVNIEFENEFELDEVRKILSETPGVVVMDNVKNNEYPMPFYSEGKDEVFVGRIRRDLSQPKTLNLWIVADNLRKGAATNAVQIAEYLVANNLV, translated from the coding sequence ATGAAAGTAGCTGTAGTAGGTTCAACAGGAATGGTTGGACAAGTGATGCTTAAAGTTCTCGAAGAGAGAAATTTCCCTGTAACAGAATTAATTCCGGTAGCTTCGGAAAGATCTATTGGTAAACAGGTGAAGTATAAACAGGTAGATTATACTATCGTAAGCATCGACGACGCTATAGCTGCCAAACCTGATATTGCAATTTTCTCTGCAGGAGGCGATACTTCTTTAGAATACGCTCCCAAATTTGCTGAAGCAGGAATTACCGTAATCGATAATTCTTCAGCTTGGAGAATGGATCCAACTAAAAAATTAGTTGTTCCGGAAATCAATGCTGATGTTTTAACAAAAGAAGACAAAATTATTGCAAATCCAAACTGTTCTACCATTCAGTTGGTAATGGTTTTAGGTCCATTGAATAAAAAATACGACTTAAAAAGAGTCATTGTTTCTACCTATCAGTCTGTAACAGGTACAGGAAAAGCTGCTGTAGATCAGTTGAACGGAGAGATCAGCGGAGACGATTCTGTAGCTAAAGTTTATCCTTATCAGATCTTCAAAAATGCATTGCCACATTGTGATGTATTTTCGGATGATGATTACACTAAAGAAGAAATTAAATTAATGAAAGAGCCTAAAAAGATTTTAGGTGACGATACATTCAATTTAACGGCAACTGCAGTAAGAGTTCCTGTACAGGGAGGTCACTCTGAAAGTGTAAATATCGAATTTGAAAACGAATTTGAATTGGATGAGGTAAGAAAAATCTTATCTGAAACTCCGGGAGTTGTAGTAATGGATAACGTAAAAAACAATGAATATCCTATGCCGTTCTATTCAGAAGGGAAAGACGAAGTTTTCGTCGGAAGAATCAGAAGAGATCTCTCACAACCGAAAACACTTAACCTCTGGATTGTAGCAGACAATCTGCGAAAAGGCGCTGCCACCAACGCAGTACAGATTGCAGAATACTTAGTAGCAAACAACTTAGTATAA
- a CDS encoding cation diffusion facilitator family transporter — translation MATKNINKDKIGFQKIIAVFGIILFIGKIIAWKLTDSDAVFSDAMESIVNVISAFMGLYSLHLASKPKDEDHPYGHGKVEFVTSGIEGALIAIAGVMIIYEGINSLITGKVLGQLDWGIAIIAVTAIVNYILGYISVKKGERENSLVLISSGKHLQSDTITTLGVVISLIIVYFTKIYWIDSVVALIFGFYIIFVGYKIVRKSLRGIMDEQDPELLNNIIDLLEKNRKIEWIDIHNMKIQQFGSSLHIDAHITLPYYYSLREAHNQMEQVILLLAKNTKRTVEFNFHMDDCKTISCPLCQIMDCPVRKQPFVKRVEWTAENVTRVEKHTVD, via the coding sequence ATGGCAACAAAAAATATCAATAAAGACAAAATAGGCTTCCAGAAAATCATTGCCGTTTTCGGAATCATTTTATTCATCGGGAAAATCATCGCGTGGAAACTCACAGATTCCGATGCTGTGTTTTCTGATGCTATGGAAAGTATTGTGAATGTTATCAGTGCTTTTATGGGACTGTATTCTTTGCATTTGGCATCAAAACCAAAAGATGAAGACCATCCTTACGGGCACGGAAAAGTAGAATTTGTCACCTCCGGAATTGAAGGAGCATTGATTGCCATTGCAGGGGTAATGATTATTTATGAAGGGATCAACAGTTTAATAACAGGTAAGGTTTTAGGACAGTTAGATTGGGGAATTGCCATTATTGCAGTGACGGCGATTGTTAACTATATTTTGGGCTATATTTCAGTTAAAAAAGGGGAAAGAGAAAACTCTTTGGTTCTCATATCATCAGGAAAACATCTTCAGTCAGATACAATTACCACTTTGGGAGTGGTGATCAGTTTAATCATCGTGTACTTCACCAAAATCTATTGGATTGACTCTGTTGTTGCCTTAATATTCGGTTTCTACATTATTTTCGTAGGCTACAAAATTGTTAGAAAATCGCTTCGTGGAATTATGGACGAGCAAGACCCTGAACTTCTAAACAACATTATTGATCTTCTCGAAAAAAACAGAAAAATAGAATGGATTGACATTCACAACATGAAAATCCAGCAGTTTGGTTCGTCACTTCACATCGATGCGCACATCACTTTGCCATATTATTACAGCCTTCGTGAGGCACATAATCAAATGGAACAGGTAATACTTCTTTTAGCCAAAAACACCAAACGTACCGTAGAATTCAATTTCCATATGGATGATTGCAAGACAATTTCTTGCCCGCTTTGCCAGATTATGGACTGCCCTGTACGAAAACAACCATTTGTAAAAAGAGTAGAATGGACGGCAGAAAATGTAACAAGAGTCGAAAAACATACCGTCGATTAG
- a CDS encoding exosortase F system-associated membrane protein — translation MKILNWFLVIVGVFGLVGVRMLEDQIFYDPFLNFFHEGNKDIPFPEFEWEKLIISHIFRFVLNLFFSCVIIHFLFKNKEWTVQGAVLISIIFVITFPIYLFCISDRFDIGYLFSFYMRRFVIQPLILLLIIPLFYYRKQMMLRNSN, via the coding sequence ATGAAAATTCTTAATTGGTTTCTGGTTATCGTTGGAGTTTTCGGACTCGTTGGAGTAAGAATGCTGGAAGACCAGATTTTCTACGATCCTTTTTTGAATTTTTTCCACGAAGGCAATAAAGATATTCCTTTTCCTGAATTTGAATGGGAAAAACTGATTATCAGTCATATTTTCAGGTTTGTTTTAAACCTATTTTTTTCATGTGTTATCATTCATTTTTTATTTAAAAATAAGGAATGGACAGTTCAAGGAGCGGTCTTAATTTCGATTATTTTCGTGATTACGTTTCCTATCTACCTGTTTTGTATTTCAGATAGGTTTGATATTGGTTATCTTTTCTCTTTTTATATGAGAAGGTTTGTAATACAACCTTTGATTCTGCTTTTGATTATTCCTTTGTTTTATTATAGAAAGCAAATGATGTTGAGGAATTCAAATTAA
- the xrtF gene encoding exosortase family protein XrtF, with protein MLKDFKPVLGILLRFIIIYLVLLFAYQFYLTSFKEQGLDPYSRFIAENVAFIQNKMGYTTLLYNDVPKEQVWFYVNKVYVTRMVEGCNAISVIILFVAFIFAFYKGTKTFVFIAISLLILYIMNVLRIVGLNIISRDYHEYNKIGHDYVFPAVIYGSVVVLWLVWIKFFALKNENS; from the coding sequence ATGTTAAAAGACTTTAAGCCTGTTTTGGGTATTCTGCTGCGCTTTATCATCATTTATTTGGTGCTGCTTTTTGCGTATCAGTTTTATCTTACCAGTTTTAAAGAACAAGGTCTTGATCCTTATTCGCGTTTTATCGCCGAGAATGTAGCTTTCATTCAAAACAAAATGGGTTACACCACTCTTTTGTACAATGATGTTCCTAAAGAGCAGGTTTGGTTTTACGTAAATAAAGTATATGTTACCAGAATGGTGGAAGGCTGTAACGCAATCTCGGTAATCATTCTTTTTGTGGCGTTTATTTTTGCATTTTATAAAGGAACTAAAACTTTCGTTTTTATAGCGATAAGTCTTTTAATACTTTATATTATGAATGTTTTGAGAATAGTCGGGCTCAATATTATTTCTCGTGATTATCATGAATACAACAAAATAGGACATGATTATGTTTTTCCAGCCGTGATTTATGGAAGCGTAGTTGTACTTTGGTTAGTCTGGATTAAATTTTTTGCTTTGAAAAATGAAAATTCTTAA
- a CDS encoding aminoglycoside phosphotransferase family protein, with protein MTSENAKRFFENHFGEKSTQFVTLAQSGSARVNFLAQNQIGKYIITYNENIAENESFLYFSKLFSELNLNTPRIFSVSDDRKIYIQEFLGEKTFSEIIAEEDLSENVQTLVKQTLKQLFELQEKTNGKIDFHKTFEYESYDELPVMHDLYYFKNFVADVLELEYHKSSLLKEFKEIINLIENLEPKGIMIRDFQARNIMVNNENKVSFIDYQSAMKGPLMYDVISFLFQAKANFPENFKNEMLEFYIQQFEDKETQSQLKNSVKPIQMMRFLQVLGAYGFRGLIQRKQHFIASIDKGIQNITAFSDSWDEMKNYPELKKVIEQMSSEKVKFKILEILKVN; from the coding sequence ATGACTTCTGAAAACGCAAAAAGATTTTTTGAAAACCATTTTGGCGAAAAATCAACTCAATTTGTTACGTTAGCTCAAAGCGGTTCTGCAAGGGTCAATTTTTTGGCTCAAAATCAAATCGGGAAATACATCATTACCTACAACGAGAATATTGCCGAAAATGAAAGTTTCCTGTATTTCTCAAAACTGTTTTCTGAATTGAATCTCAACACGCCAAGAATATTTTCTGTTTCAGACGATCGGAAAATATATATTCAGGAATTTTTAGGAGAAAAAACTTTTTCAGAAATCATTGCAGAAGAAGATTTGTCAGAAAATGTACAGACTTTGGTGAAGCAAACGCTCAAACAGCTTTTTGAACTTCAGGAAAAAACAAACGGAAAAATAGATTTCCACAAAACTTTTGAATACGAAAGTTATGATGAGCTTCCGGTAATGCATGATTTGTATTACTTTAAAAATTTCGTTGCTGATGTTTTAGAATTAGAATATCACAAATCATCTCTACTGAAAGAATTTAAAGAAATCATCAATCTGATAGAAAACCTTGAGCCGAAAGGCATCATGATTCGGGATTTTCAGGCAAGAAATATTATGGTGAATAATGAAAATAAAGTTTCTTTTATTGATTATCAGTCTGCAATGAAAGGTCCTTTAATGTATGATGTCATTTCATTTTTGTTTCAGGCTAAAGCCAATTTTCCTGAGAATTTCAAAAACGAAATGCTTGAATTTTATATTCAGCAGTTTGAAGATAAAGAAACTCAGTCTCAACTGAAAAATTCGGTAAAGCCAATTCAGATGATGAGGTTTTTACAGGTTTTGGGAGCTTACGGTTTCCGTGGACTGATTCAAAGAAAGCAACATTTCATTGCAAGCATCGATAAAGGCATTCAAAATATTACAGCATTTTCAGATAGTTGGGATGAGATGAAAAATTATCCCGAGCTGAAAAAAGTAATTGAACAAATGAGTTCTGAAAAAGTTAAATTTAAAATATTAGAAATATTAAAGGTAAATTAA
- a CDS encoding RapZ C-terminal domain-containing protein produces the protein MLHIDIHSFSYKKGGIPKDDSGNGGGFTFDCRGILNPGRVEEYKIQTGNDIGVQEYLETKTEMPQFLELIKNLVSINIDNYLGRGFENLQINFGCTGGQHRSVYSAIKIAHFIEEKYGDKVEISLHHDEQHQLNHK, from the coding sequence ATGCTACACATAGACATTCACAGTTTTTCATATAAAAAAGGAGGAATCCCTAAAGACGATTCAGGAAACGGAGGTGGTTTTACATTCGATTGCCGAGGAATTTTAAATCCGGGAAGAGTAGAAGAATATAAAATCCAGACCGGAAACGATATTGGAGTTCAGGAATATTTAGAAACAAAAACAGAAATGCCTCAGTTTTTAGAATTAATTAAAAACTTAGTTTCAATTAACATTGATAATTATTTAGGAAGAGGTTTTGAAAACCTGCAAATCAATTTCGGATGTACCGGAGGACAACACAGATCGGTTTATTCGGCCATTAAAATTGCTCATTTTATTGAAGAAAAATATGGTGATAAAGTAGAAATAAGTCTTCACCACGACGAGCAACACCAACTTAATCATAAGTAA
- a CDS encoding nucleotidyltransferase family protein translates to MKALIFAAGKGTRLKPFTDHHPKALAKVNGVPLLERNIKYLKGFGITDFVINIHHFGDQIVTFLKKNDNFGCKIEISDESDELLETGGGLIFAKEFLNHGEDFLIMNADILTKINIDDFVSYHKEIKDFATLAVSDRESSRKLLFNDDLVLRGWLNVQTGEQRLAEFNKGFRPLAFSGVHCINPVIFDKIKRKGKFSVMEEYLDLMQTEKIHGFVHDSILVDVGRPESVIEAEKYFK, encoded by the coding sequence ATGAAGGCATTAATTTTTGCAGCAGGAAAAGGCACCCGATTGAAACCTTTTACAGATCATCATCCTAAAGCTTTGGCTAAAGTGAATGGCGTTCCGCTTTTAGAAAGAAATATAAAATATCTCAAAGGTTTCGGGATTACTGACTTTGTGATCAATATCCATCATTTTGGGGATCAAATCGTTACGTTTTTAAAGAAAAATGATAATTTTGGCTGTAAGATTGAAATCTCCGACGAATCAGATGAGTTGTTGGAAACAGGTGGTGGTTTGATTTTTGCTAAAGAATTCCTCAATCATGGTGAAGACTTCCTGATTATGAATGCCGATATCCTTACCAAGATCAATATTGATGATTTTGTAAGCTATCACAAAGAAATTAAAGATTTTGCTACCTTAGCGGTTTCAGACAGAGAGAGTTCTAGAAAACTGTTGTTTAATGATGACTTGGTTTTAAGAGGCTGGCTGAATGTACAGACAGGAGAACAGCGTCTTGCAGAATTCAACAAGGGATTCAGACCTTTGGCTTTTAGCGGGGTGCATTGCATTAATCCTGTTATTTTTGACAAAATAAAAAGAAAGGGAAAGTTTTCTGTGATGGAAGAGTATCTGGATTTGATGCAGACTGAAAAAATTCACGGTTTTGTGCACGACAGCATTTTAGTTGACGTAGGAAGACCGGAGTCTGTAATTGAAGCAGAAAAATATTTTAAATAA
- a CDS encoding LOG family protein — MRTEGTRDESLENTELDINETKLHNSLREKTWDETITKDSWMVFKVMAEFVDGYEKMARIGPCVSIFGSARLKPESKYYQMAVEIAEKITKIGFGVITGGGPGIMEAGNKGAFNAEGKSIGLNIDLPFEQHFNPYINKLYSLNFDYFFVRKVMFVKYSQGFIVMPGGFGTLDELTEAMTLIQTNKIGRFPIVLVGSEFWGGLLDWFKATLLKEGMISDGDLDLYRVVDSADESVAHIKAFYDKYSVNVNF, encoded by the coding sequence ATGAGAACTGAAGGAACAAGAGACGAAAGTTTAGAAAATACAGAATTAGATATCAACGAAACTAAACTACATAATAGTTTACGCGAAAAAACCTGGGACGAAACCATTACCAAAGACAGCTGGATGGTTTTCAAAGTAATGGCAGAGTTTGTAGATGGCTACGAAAAAATGGCAAGAATAGGACCTTGCGTTTCTATTTTCGGGTCTGCAAGATTGAAGCCTGAAAGTAAATATTACCAAATGGCTGTTGAAATTGCTGAAAAAATCACCAAAATAGGTTTCGGTGTAATTACAGGAGGTGGTCCCGGAATTATGGAAGCAGGAAACAAAGGCGCTTTCAATGCAGAAGGAAAATCAATCGGGCTAAATATCGACCTTCCTTTCGAACAACATTTTAATCCGTATATTAACAAACTGTATTCGCTGAATTTTGATTATTTCTTTGTAAGAAAAGTGATGTTTGTAAAATACTCTCAAGGATTTATTGTTATGCCGGGAGGTTTTGGTACATTAGACGAACTTACAGAAGCAATGACATTAATTCAAACCAATAAAATAGGACGTTTTCCAATTGTTTTGGTAGGATCTGAGTTTTGGGGAGGTTTGCTGGATTGGTTTAAAGCAACATTACTAAAAGAAGGAATGATTTCTGATGGTGATCTTGATCTTTACCGTGTGGTAGATAGCGCAGACGAATCGGTAGCTCACATTAAGGCTTTTTATGACAAGTACTCTGTGAACGTTAACTTTTAA
- a CDS encoding DUF6702 family protein has protein sequence MKKFLYISGIFTLIILMSFSVADFFSSMTKADYVDGSKTLKFTMKVNTSHISDAIKINRNTAGFEAEVKKYVNNNFDVFVNGSPKALTFTGSQVSGETVWVYFEAGGISDINTLKIKNTLLLSAFPKQINLVSIAYKGNQKMMNFQRGKEVNEVSF, from the coding sequence ATGAAAAAATTTTTATATATATCGGGTATTTTTACATTGATTATACTGATGAGTTTTTCTGTGGCAGACTTTTTCTCGTCCATGACAAAAGCAGATTATGTTGATGGTAGCAAAACGCTAAAGTTTACGATGAAAGTAAATACAAGCCATATTTCTGATGCGATTAAAATCAACAGAAATACTGCAGGATTTGAAGCTGAAGTAAAAAAATATGTAAATAATAACTTTGATGTATTTGTAAATGGTTCTCCTAAAGCCTTAACCTTTACAGGAAGTCAGGTAAGCGGAGAAACGGTTTGGGTGTATTTTGAAGCCGGAGGTATTTCTGATATTAATACTTTAAAAATAAAAAACACATTACTTTTGAGTGCATTTCCTAAGCAAATAAACCTAGTAAGCATTGCATATAAAGGAAACCAGAAAATGATGAATTTTCAGCGCGGAAAAGAGGTAAATGAAGTGTCTTTCTAA
- a CDS encoding T9SS type B sorting domain-containing protein codes for MKKLLLTTFLLILTIFNTQIDAQTYQLTGTPVINTTGWDIVPSATATGDFVQLTPDQTSKFGAIKLSDPINLKYCDKWKVEFDFRIDGNGTTAYGRGDGLTFWYLSNPPTTFTTGGGLGIPANANGLMVAFDIFNNSTEGQMSKVHVLYGTNNVPAGNPNIEYNMTANSTFHSADLNPTQPFVGANYKHVEVNGEVDPGNINNWKIQIRIDGVLITDTSFAPSGGAIGMTQGYFGFSAGTGAASARHSIKNAKIYIDKVPILQNSITPFVCTNPATGNGFVDLTSYANQFVNNPGNYIITYYVLGSSTPIATPTNFQYSGNTTISVVIKDPSSTLCDNGDARIVLNPSPFAADDATITACNNNNAGLAYFDLSTAAVTTLPGVTKRYYPTLANLNAGTSEILNWANYPAANGATVHVKVTTPQGCTDNAVITLNHFPVVVVVNDATLRSCFLENNVSMGSFNLTNATVTTQTGITKKYYPSLQDAINGSNEIITTNPYIAPNGVVYIKVTNANGCYAIAKVTLTVIPPVYSTVLKDKIICVEDKTTLDAGTGFDSYEWSTGATTQTISNVGVGTYWVKLKTGDCTALQNVKVFASEQPVITSVDVAATTITVYANGGTPAYQYSLDNVNWQASNVFKGLSRGVHKIFVKDSYDCEPMETEVTVPNIINVITPNGDGRNDVIDYSALGSKIDLTFSVYNRYGAKIHQGDKTNNYKWDGTANGRKVPTGSYWYSVTWNENNKTKTPVKLSGWIIVKNRE; via the coding sequence ATGAAAAAACTTTTACTCACCACTTTTCTGTTAATACTAACAATATTCAATACTCAAATCGATGCCCAAACTTATCAACTCACCGGTACACCTGTAATCAATACAACAGGATGGGACATCGTTCCTTCTGCGACAGCAACCGGAGATTTTGTACAGCTTACTCCTGACCAAACCAGTAAATTTGGTGCAATTAAGTTGTCTGACCCTATCAATCTTAAATATTGTGATAAATGGAAAGTTGAATTTGATTTCAGAATAGACGGAAACGGAACGACTGCTTACGGAAGAGGTGACGGTCTTACATTCTGGTATCTTTCTAATCCTCCAACAACATTTACAACCGGAGGCGGACTTGGAATCCCCGCAAACGCAAACGGATTAATGGTTGCATTCGATATATTCAATAACTCTACGGAAGGACAGATGAGTAAAGTGCACGTTTTATATGGTACAAACAATGTACCTGCCGGAAATCCAAATATTGAATACAATATGACGGCAAACAGTACTTTCCACTCTGCAGATCTAAACCCTACGCAACCTTTTGTAGGAGCTAATTATAAACATGTGGAAGTAAATGGTGAGGTAGATCCAGGTAACATTAATAACTGGAAAATCCAGATAAGAATAGACGGCGTGCTTATTACAGATACTTCTTTTGCTCCTTCTGGTGGTGCAATCGGTATGACTCAGGGATATTTTGGGTTTTCTGCAGGAACAGGAGCTGCAAGTGCAAGACATTCTATTAAAAATGCGAAAATATATATTGATAAAGTTCCAATTTTACAAAACAGCATCACTCCGTTTGTGTGTACAAACCCTGCAACCGGAAACGGATTTGTAGATTTAACTTCTTATGCCAATCAGTTTGTAAACAACCCTGGAAACTATATCATCACTTATTATGTTTTAGGAAGTTCTACGCCTATTGCAACTCCTACAAATTTTCAATATTCTGGGAATACTACAATTTCTGTGGTTATAAAAGATCCTTCATCTACGTTATGTGATAATGGTGATGCAAGAATTGTTTTAAATCCGAGTCCGTTTGCCGCAGATGATGCCACGATAACAGCTTGTAACAATAACAATGCAGGACTTGCTTACTTCGATTTGAGTACCGCTGCTGTAACTACACTTCCGGGTGTTACAAAAAGATACTATCCTACCCTTGCTAACCTTAATGCAGGAACTAGTGAAATCCTAAACTGGGCAAATTATCCTGCAGCAAACGGAGCAACAGTTCATGTAAAAGTTACTACTCCACAAGGATGTACAGATAATGCAGTTATTACTCTTAACCACTTCCCTGTTGTTGTTGTTGTAAACGATGCAACTCTCAGATCATGTTTCCTGGAAAACAATGTTTCAATGGGATCATTTAATCTTACCAATGCGACAGTAACCACACAGACCGGAATAACAAAAAAATATTATCCGTCATTACAAGATGCCATCAACGGAAGCAACGAAATAATCACGACTAATCCTTACATTGCTCCAAATGGTGTAGTTTACATCAAAGTAACCAATGCAAACGGATGTTATGCAATTGCGAAGGTGACTTTAACGGTAATCCCACCAGTATATTCTACAGTTTTAAAAGATAAAATCATCTGCGTAGAAGATAAAACGACATTAGATGCAGGAACAGGTTTTGATAGCTACGAATGGAGCACAGGTGCAACTACTCAAACTATTTCAAACGTTGGAGTCGGAACGTATTGGGTAAAGCTAAAAACCGGAGACTGTACTGCTCTTCAAAATGTAAAAGTATTTGCTTCGGAGCAACCTGTAATTACATCAGTTGATGTCGCTGCAACAACAATTACAGTTTATGCTAATGGTGGAACTCCTGCTTACCAATATTCTTTAGATAATGTAAATTGGCAAGCTTCTAATGTATTTAAAGGACTTTCGAGAGGAGTACACAAGATTTTTGTGAAAGATTCTTACGATTGCGAACCAATGGAAACTGAAGTTACGGTTCCTAATATCATTAACGTAATCACTCCAAACGGAGACGGTCGTAACGATGTGATAGATTACTCTGCATTGGGAAGTAAAATAGATTTAACATTCAGTGTTTACAACCGATACGGAGCAAAAATTCATCAGGGGGACAAAACCAATAATTACAAATGGGACGGAACTGCAAATGGAAGAAAAGTTCCTACAGGAAGCTACTGGTATTCTGTAACATGGAACGAAAACAATAAAACCAAAACTCCGGTAAAATTATCTGGTTGGATTATTGTAAAAAACAGAGAATAA